The following DNA comes from Bradyrhizobium manausense.
GCTTGCTGCGGATCATCGGGAAATTGCGCCACATCGAGCGGTTGGTGAGCAGCTTGTGTCCGTCGAGGAACCAACCAAAGATCTCGGCCATCCGTGCGGCGGACTGGGTCTCATTCAGCCCCGTCAACCCAGCCCGCTCGAACGTCTCCGGATCTGTCTCAAAGATCCAGGTCGAGTGGCCAGCCTCATATTGGTAGGCGTGGGCGATGAAGGGGCCCCACTCCGTCTCCTGAAAGATGAAGGTGAAGGCATCGAGCGGCCTGGTCGAGCCCATCCAGGCGAACTTGTTGGTGCGGAGGTCGACTTCCGGCTGGAAGTGCTCGACATATTTCTCGCGGAAACGACTGTTGACGCCATCGGCGATCAGGATGAGGTCGGCATCGGCAAAGCGCGTTTCGTCGTCGATATCCACTTCGAAATGCAGGCCGACACCCAGCTCACGCGCCCGCTCCTGCAGGATCAGAAGCAGCTTCTGCCGGGAGCAGCCGCAAAAGCCGTTGCCTCCCACCCTGTGCACCGTGCCGCGAAAATGCACGGCGATATCGTCCCAGTAAGCGAACTCCTGGGTGATGCGGCGGTAGCTCGGAAGATCGTGCTTTTCGAAATTGTCGAGCGTGGCATCCGAGAACACCACGCCGAAGCCGAACGTATCGTCTGCGCGGTTGCGCTCATACACGGTGATGTCGGCGCTCGGGCGCTGCTTCTTGAGCAGGATCGCTGCGTAGAGACCCGCAGGTCCGCCACCGATGATCGCGACTTTCATGGGAGCCTCGCCAATTCACCCGGCCATGAAAACTATTTTAAGCCTAAAATAATTTCTGGCAAGTCCTCCGTTGCAGGCCTTCCCGGGAAAAGGCCGTCAGTCACCCCTGAAGACCGGTTTGACCTTGTTGGCAAAAGCCTCAAATGCGCGTTCGAAATCTGCCGTCGTCATGCAAAGGGCCTGGGCAACGGCCTCCGCTTCGATCGCTTCCTCCACCGACATCGCCCATTCCATTGCCAGCATCCGCTTGGTCATGGTGTTGCCGAAGGTCGGCCCTTCCGCGACCTGCTTGGCCAGCAGCTGTGCCTGGGGCAGCACCTGCTCCGGCGTGACGATGCGGCTGAAGAAGCCCCAACGCTCGCCCTCTTCCGCGGTCATGAACCGGCCGGTGTACAGAAGCTCGGAGGCGCGGGACTGACCGATGATCCGCGGCAGGATCGCGCAGGCGCCCATATCACAGCCGCCAAGACCGACCTTGTTGAACAGGAACGCCACCTTTGCACCACTTGCGGCAAGCCGCATGTCGGAGGCCATGGCAATGATCGCGCCGGCACCGGCGCAGATGCCCTCGACCGCGGCCACAATCGGCTGCGGGCAGGCCCGCATCGCCTTGACAAGGTCACCAGTCATCCGGGTGAACGCCGTCAGGCCCTTGGTGTCCATCTTCACCAGTGGGCCGATGATCTCGAACACGTCGCCACCAGACGAAAAATTGCCGCCGGCACCGGTGACGACGATCGATCTGACCGCGTCATCGAACGCGCAAGCGCGGAAGAAATCCGTCAGTTCGCGGTAGCTCTCGAAAGTCAGCGGATTCTTTCGTTCCGGACGGTTGAGCGTCACGGTGGCAACGCCGTCGACCACGGCCAGCAGGAAATGTTGCGGGGAATAGTCCGCGAGCGGCACGGTGACGGGATTGGCTGGTCTGCTCATGCGATCTCCTTAACTTCCTTGTACCGTGCCTGCACCACGTACGCTAGATTTCGCCTCCGGCGACCGCAATCGCCTGCCCTGTGATCGCACCGGCATTCTCACTGCACAACCAAAGCACGGCATTCGCGACTTCCTGCGGCGCAATCAGGCGTCCCTGCGGATTGTGCCTGGCGAGCTCGGCGACCGCCTGCTCACGGGTTCGCCCGGTCTTCTTCATGATGTTGTCGATACTGCCGGCAACAAGATCGGTGTCGGTGAAACCGGGACACACCGCGTTCACGGTCACGTTGCTGCCAGCCAATTCCAAGGCAAGCGAACGCACCAGACCGACAACGGCGTGCTTCGCCGCCGTATACGCGCTCACGTAAGCGTAGCCCTTGAGCCCCGCCGTCGATGCAATCGCAACGATGCGCCCGTAGGGGCGATCCTTCATCCCTGGAAGCACCGCCTGGACGGCATGGACCACGCCCATGAAATTGATGTCCATCATGCGCGCAAAAAGAGCACTGTCCGACTTCACAAACGGCGCGGATTCAGCGCTGCCCGCATTGGCGATCAAGATATCGATCGGCTTTCGCACATGCGCGGCGGCGATCGCCGCCTTCAGTGCTGCTTCGTCCGAGACATCGGCGATGGCCGCAAAATGCGCAGCGCCTGCGCTCACCGCCTCTTCGAGAGTAGCGGCATTCCGGCCGAGCACCGTAACGGTAGCGCCCGCCTCGACAAGAGCGACCGCAATCGCGCGGCCGATGCCGCGACCGCCACCGGTCACCAGCGCGTGTGGCGAATGCGGCAATGCGGACATGCGCGGGCTCCCTGGAAACTGACGATCGTTCCTCCGATATATTTTAACCTTCAAGCTTTTGCAACGAAAGCAAGGATCGACGTTGCGAATGCCATCCCGAGAAAGACCGGCCCGAAAATTGCTTTAAGTATAAAATTATCCCTTCCCATCCCCCACAGGCCTGTTAGCATCGCCGGGCCAAGCAAAAGGATGTCGCGTGTCGCAGCCTGCGCCAATGATAACAAGGGATGGACGTTTCGCCTATGAAGCCGCAGGCGATCCCGGCGCCGCACCCCTGATCTTCCTGCATGGTATTGGCGGCGCAGCGCGGGCCTGGCGGCAGCAGCTTGCGACATTCGGCAATCGTTTTCGCGCGATTGCGTGGGACATGCCGGGCTATGGCGGATCTGCACCGCTCCCGAGCGTCAGCATCACTGCCCTGGCCGATGCTCTCCAGCAATTCATCGCACAGATCGGCGCGACAAACCCCATTCTGGTGGGTCATTCGATCGGCGGCATGATCGTCCAGAAATGGCTGGTGCAATCGCCGAAGCAGGCGCGCGCGGTTGTTCTGGCACAGACAAGCCCGGCCTTCGGCAAGGCCGACGGTGACTGGCAAAGATCATTCATCGCTGCAAGGCTTGGGCCGCTCGATCGCGGTGAAACGATGAAGTCGCTCGCGCCCTCGCTGGTGAAGGAACTGGTCGGTGACGATCCTGATCCCAAGGGAATGGAGCTCGCGTGCGAGTGCATGGCAAACGTGCCTGAAGCGAGCTACCGCGCCATGATGCTGGCCCTGATCGGCTTTGATCAGCGCAACACCCTCAAGGACATTTCCGTCCCGACGCTGCTGTTGTCCGGCTCCAAGGACAACAATGCGCCAGCGCCAATGATGGCGAAGACCGCGACCTACATCCCTGCGGCTGAATATGTCGAACTGGCCGGCGTCGGCCATCTTGCCAACCTCGAACGCCCTGATGCCTTCGACAAGGCTCTCGGCAGCTTCGCCGATTCCGTCGCAGCAAAAACACGGGTGACTGCGCAATGACCATGCAAGTCAGCAAGACTATCGGCGCAACTGACAAGATCGCGCTGGACGCACCGATCTTCGATCCCGTGGCGTTCCGCCTGAGCGACGAGCAGGCCGGCATCATCGCGCGTGCGCGGGAGATCGGCCAGAGCGTGTTCGCCGGCCGGGCGGCGACCTACGATCGCGAAGCCATCTTCCCGACCGAGAACTATCGCGACCTGCACCGCGTCGGCCTGCTCGGGATCGCCATCCCCAAGAAGCACGGAGGGCTCGGCGCAAACTACCAGACTTACGCCCTGGCAGCCGCCGAGATCGGCCGCTATTGCGGAGCCACCGCGCTCACCTGGAACATGCATGTCTGCTCGACCCTATGGTCGGGCCCGCTCGCCGACGATCTCGACATGGACGCTGAGACCCATGCCGATCACGAGCAACGGCGCGCGGTCCACTACAAGCGGATCATCGAGGATGGCGCGATCTACTCGCAGCCCTTCTCCGAGGGCGGCGCGGCCGCTGCAGGCGGCGTTGCATTCGGCACGGAGGCAAAACCCGTCAAGGGCGGCTGGATCGTCAACGGCAAGAAGATCTTTGCATCGCTCTCCGGTCACGCTGATTACTACGGTGTGCTCTGCACCGAGATCGAGGAAGGCGAGAAGGCCTCCCGCCGCAACACCCTTTACCTCGCCATCTCCGCAAAATCGGAAGGCGTCTCGGTCGTCGGTGAATGGGATCCGCTCGGTATGCGTGGAACTGTCTCGCGCACGCTGTTGTTCAAAGACGTGTTCGTACCGGAGGATTCCGCGCTGATGCCGCGGGGCGTCTATTTCCAGGCGGCCATGCGCTGGCCGCACATGTTCCTGACGCTGTCGCCGACTTATATGGGCCTCGCGCAAGCCGCCTATGATTTTACATTGCGCTATCTTCGCGGCGAAGTGCCGGGCATGCCGCCGGTCAAGCGCCGGATGTACCCGACCAAACAGATCGCGGTCGCGCAGATGCAGATCAAACTGGAGCAGATCAAGGCAATCTGGTTCCAGGCTGTCACTGAGGCGCGCGCCAATCCAAGCAAGGAGCAAGTGCTACGCGCCTATGCCGCGCAATATTCGGTGATGGAGGGCGCCAATGAACTGGCGGCGCTTGCGATCCGTACCTGCGGGGGACAGGCCATGCTCCGCTCACTTCCCCTGGAACGGATCTATCGCGACAGCCGTTGCGGCTCGCTGATGCTGCCCTGGACAGCCGAGCTCTGCTTGGACCGGATCGGGCGCGAGGCGCTATACGAGGCCGGCGAAACGGACGACTGACCGTGGACCTTTGCAGTCTGATCGATCGCAACGCGGCGTTTGCGCCAGACAAGACAGCCATTGCCTTCGAAGGTGAGCGGCTGAGCTATGCCGCATTCGCCGACCGCATCGATCGGACCGCCACAGCCTTGAAGCAGGAATTCAGTGTCGGCCCTGGTGACCGCGTCGGGATTCTGAGCCTGAATCGGCCGGACTATCTGGTCCTGCTCTACGCCTGCGCGCGGCTCGGCGCGATGCTGGTGCCGCTGAATTGGCGGTTGGCGGTCGCCGAGCAGCTCTTCATTCTCACCGATGCTGGCACCAAGGTATTGGTGCTCGAGCAGGCATTTGAGGGCCTTCTCTCCGAACTTACGCGGGGAATCGCCGTCATTGGCCTGGATTTCGCGCCTCTGCACGGCAGGACTTTCGAAAGCCTGCTGGCGCACGACGGAAGCAGCGGACCCAACCAACACACCGATCTCTCCTGCCCGCTGCTGATCGTCTACACGTCAGGCACGACGGGACGACCGAAGGGCGCGGTGCTGCGCCAGGAGGCGCTGTTCTGGAACGGCGTCATGAGCCAGCACATGCACAACATGACGTCCGACGATCATGTGCTGACGGTGCTGCCCTTCTTCCACGTCGGCGGGCTCAACATCCAGACCACGGCAGCGCTCCAGCTCGGCGCAACCGTCACGATTCACGCCCGCTTCGCGCCTGATATGGCGCTAGCCGCCATCGAACGGGACCGGCCTACCTTGACGGTCCTGGTGCCGGCGATCATCCAGGCCGTGAGCGAGCACCCAGCTTGGGCCACGACCGATCTCTCGTCGCTGAAAGCCGTCGCCACCGGCTCGACCATCGTACCGCCCCACCTGATCGATCGTTTCGTCGCGCGCGGCGTACCGGTGCTGCAGGTCTATGGCTCGACGGAAACCTGCCCGATCGCCATCTACACCCGCCTCGGCGCCGACCTATCACGCACGGGATCGACCGGACTTGCCGGTCTGTGCTGCGAAGCGAAGGTGATCGATCAGGCTGGCAACGAGGTGCCGGCGGCCACACCCGGCGAGATTGCAGTACGCGGGCCCAACGTCTTCTTCGAATATTGGGGCGATCCGGACGCAACGCGCGACACGCTGCACGACGGCTGGTATCGCACCGGTGATATCGGCCTGTGCGACGCCGATGGCTATTTCTGGGTCCGTGACCGCAAGAAGAATATGATCATTTCCGGCGGCGAGAACGTCTATCCAGCCGAGGTCGAGCGTGTCCTGCTCGAACATCCTGACGTCAGTGAATGTGCCGTGATCGGGAGACCGGACCCGCGCTGGGACGAGGTCCCTATCGCTTACGTCATCCGGCGATCCGGCTGCCGGCTCGAGGCGGACGAGCTGCGAGCGCACGTTCAGGCGCAACTCGCCCGCTATAAGGTTCCACGCGACATCGTCTTCGTTGCCGACCTGCCGCGCACAGCGCTAGGCAAGGTCCAGCATTTCCTGCTGAAGCAGCTTGATACGCAGTCGCGCGCGCAAGGAGAAGCATCTTGAGGATTGCGGTTCTGGGTGGGGGAAACGGCTCTTTCGCCGCCGCAGGCGATTTTGCGCTGTCGGGGCATGAAGTCCGGCTCTGGCGCCGTGACGCGGATCAGGTCGAAGCACACCGCGCTGCCGGCTCTCGCATCCTTGTAAAGGATCACAATGGCCGCCACGACGTGAGGCTGGCGCTGATCACCACCGAAATCGCCGAAGCTGTCAGCGACGTCGAGCTGATCGTGTGCCCTGCCCCTGCCTTC
Coding sequences within:
- a CDS encoding SDR family NAD(P)-dependent oxidoreductase; its protein translation is MSALPHSPHALVTGGGRGIGRAIAVALVEAGATVTVLGRNAATLEEAVSAGAAHFAAIADVSDEAALKAAIAAAHVRKPIDILIANAGSAESAPFVKSDSALFARMMDINFMGVVHAVQAVLPGMKDRPYGRIVAIASTAGLKGYAYVSAYTAAKHAVVGLVRSLALELAGSNVTVNAVCPGFTDTDLVAGSIDNIMKKTGRTREQAVAELARHNPQGRLIAPQEVANAVLWLCSENAGAITGQAIAVAGGEI
- a CDS encoding enoyl-CoA hydratase family protein — translated: MSRPANPVTVPLADYSPQHFLLAVVDGVATVTLNRPERKNPLTFESYRELTDFFRACAFDDAVRSIVVTGAGGNFSSGGDVFEIIGPLVKMDTKGLTAFTRMTGDLVKAMRACPQPIVAAVEGICAGAGAIIAMASDMRLAASGAKVAFLFNKVGLGGCDMGACAILPRIIGQSRASELLYTGRFMTAEEGERWGFFSRIVTPEQVLPQAQLLAKQVAEGPTFGNTMTKRMLAMEWAMSVEEAIEAEAVAQALCMTTADFERAFEAFANKVKPVFRGD
- a CDS encoding alpha/beta fold hydrolase, encoding MITRDGRFAYEAAGDPGAAPLIFLHGIGGAARAWRQQLATFGNRFRAIAWDMPGYGGSAPLPSVSITALADALQQFIAQIGATNPILVGHSIGGMIVQKWLVQSPKQARAVVLAQTSPAFGKADGDWQRSFIAARLGPLDRGETMKSLAPSLVKELVGDDPDPKGMELACECMANVPEASYRAMMLALIGFDQRNTLKDISVPTLLLSGSKDNNAPAPMMAKTATYIPAAEYVELAGVGHLANLERPDAFDKALGSFADSVAAKTRVTAQ
- a CDS encoding class I adenylate-forming enzyme family protein, producing MDLCSLIDRNAAFAPDKTAIAFEGERLSYAAFADRIDRTATALKQEFSVGPGDRVGILSLNRPDYLVLLYACARLGAMLVPLNWRLAVAEQLFILTDAGTKVLVLEQAFEGLLSELTRGIAVIGLDFAPLHGRTFESLLAHDGSSGPNQHTDLSCPLLIVYTSGTTGRPKGAVLRQEALFWNGVMSQHMHNMTSDDHVLTVLPFFHVGGLNIQTTAALQLGATVTIHARFAPDMALAAIERDRPTLTVLVPAIIQAVSEHPAWATTDLSSLKAVATGSTIVPPHLIDRFVARGVPVLQVYGSTETCPIAIYTRLGADLSRTGSTGLAGLCCEAKVIDQAGNEVPAATPGEIAVRGPNVFFEYWGDPDATRDTLHDGWYRTGDIGLCDADGYFWVRDRKKNMIISGGENVYPAEVERVLLEHPDVSECAVIGRPDPRWDEVPIAYVIRRSGCRLEADELRAHVQAQLARYKVPRDIVFVADLPRTALGKVQHFLLKQLDTQSRAQGEAS
- a CDS encoding acyl-CoA dehydrogenase family protein, translating into MTMQVSKTIGATDKIALDAPIFDPVAFRLSDEQAGIIARAREIGQSVFAGRAATYDREAIFPTENYRDLHRVGLLGIAIPKKHGGLGANYQTYALAAAEIGRYCGATALTWNMHVCSTLWSGPLADDLDMDAETHADHEQRRAVHYKRIIEDGAIYSQPFSEGGAAAAGGVAFGTEAKPVKGGWIVNGKKIFASLSGHADYYGVLCTEIEEGEKASRRNTLYLAISAKSEGVSVVGEWDPLGMRGTVSRTLLFKDVFVPEDSALMPRGVYFQAAMRWPHMFLTLSPTYMGLAQAAYDFTLRYLRGEVPGMPPVKRRMYPTKQIAVAQMQIKLEQIKAIWFQAVTEARANPSKEQVLRAYAAQYSVMEGANELAALAIRTCGGQAMLRSLPLERIYRDSRCGSLMLPWTAELCLDRIGREALYEAGETDD